One region of Mucilaginibacter sp. 14171R-50 genomic DNA includes:
- a CDS encoding ABC transporter ATP-binding protein produces the protein MRYVKPYNGTFIIAALLTIFLAGIALVQPILIQKTLDKEILGNNYNGLVFMVGLMITQLLIQTVAQYYQTYLTNSLGQSVIRDLRVDIFNHITSLRLKYFDRTPIGMLITRTVSDLETIADIFSEGLISIMGDMLLVFAVIGYMLWQDWKLALITLIPMPLLFASTYVFKEAIKSSFQEVRTQVAQLNTFLAEHISGISIIQYFAREEQEMRKFKAVNLKYRDANIRSNWYYSIFFPVVEILFAICIALLVWYGCKRILNDQQMHALSASPNGITPGVITGFIVLLNMLFRPIRQLADKFNTLQMGMVGADRIFKVLDTDEVAIDEGKLAPPALNGEIEFNNVWFAYNDENWVLKDINFHIKPGETLALVGATGAGKSSTINILNRFYDIGRGEVKVDGHDIREYKVDYLRSRIATVIQDVFLFTDTIGNNISLNNTAITRDEIIAAAKDVGAHEFIERLPGGYDYNVMERGATLSAGQAQLISFIRALVYNPAILVLDEATSSVDTETELLIQNAINKLMQGRTAIVIAHRLSTIQNADKIIVLDHGEIKEMGTHQELLRIENGYYRKLYDLQFNSAGIAKPLL, from the coding sequence ATGCGCTATGTTAAGCCTTATAATGGCACATTTATCATAGCGGCATTGCTTACCATTTTTTTGGCGGGCATTGCTTTGGTACAGCCCATCCTGATACAAAAAACGCTTGATAAGGAGATATTGGGCAACAACTACAACGGCCTGGTTTTTATGGTTGGGCTGATGATCACTCAGCTGCTTATCCAAACTGTTGCGCAATATTACCAAACCTATCTGACCAACTCGTTGGGGCAGTCGGTTATCCGCGACCTGAGAGTAGATATTTTTAACCACATCACCAGCTTGCGGTTAAAATATTTTGACCGTACACCTATCGGGATGCTGATTACGCGTACCGTGTCTGACCTGGAGACCATCGCCGATATTTTTTCGGAAGGACTCATCTCCATTATGGGCGATATGCTGCTGGTATTTGCCGTTATCGGGTACATGCTTTGGCAGGACTGGAAACTGGCGCTCATTACACTGATACCCATGCCGCTGCTTTTTGCATCTACATATGTTTTTAAGGAAGCGATAAAATCGTCCTTCCAGGAAGTGCGCACGCAGGTAGCCCAGTTAAATACCTTTCTGGCCGAACACATCAGCGGTATCAGCATTATACAATACTTTGCCCGCGAAGAGCAGGAAATGCGCAAGTTTAAAGCGGTCAATTTAAAATACCGCGATGCCAACATCCGCTCAAACTGGTACTATTCTATCTTCTTCCCAGTGGTCGAGATCTTGTTTGCCATTTGTATAGCGCTTTTGGTTTGGTATGGCTGTAAACGCATCCTGAACGATCAGCAGATGCACGCGCTGTCGGCATCGCCTAATGGTATCACTCCCGGCGTTATTACGGGGTTTATTGTGCTGCTCAACATGCTTTTCAGGCCGATACGCCAACTGGCCGATAAATTTAACACGCTGCAAATGGGTATGGTAGGCGCCGACAGGATATTTAAGGTTTTAGATACCGATGAGGTTGCTATCGACGAAGGTAAGCTTGCGCCGCCGGCCTTAAACGGCGAAATTGAGTTTAACAACGTTTGGTTTGCTTATAATGATGAGAACTGGGTACTAAAGGACATAAACTTTCATATTAAACCCGGCGAAACCCTGGCACTGGTTGGCGCAACCGGGGCGGGCAAATCGTCCACCATCAACATCCTTAACCGCTTTTATGATATTGGCCGGGGTGAGGTTAAGGTTGACGGGCACGACATACGCGAGTATAAGGTAGATTACCTGCGATCGCGGATAGCTACGGTTATACAGGACGTATTTTTGTTTACCGATACCATCGGCAACAACATCAGCCTGAACAATACCGCCATAACGCGCGACGAAATTATCGCGGCAGCAAAAGATGTGGGCGCGCATGAGTTTATTGAGCGCCTGCCGGGCGGATACGATTATAATGTGATGGAGCGCGGGGCAACCCTTTCGGCAGGGCAGGCGCAGCTGATCTCGTTTATCCGTGCGCTGGTGTATAACCCCGCTATACTGGTTTTAGATGAAGCTACCTCATCCGTAGATACCGAAACCGAGCTGCTGATACAAAATGCCATTAACAAGCTGATGCAGGGCCGTACAGCTATTGTAATAGCCCACCGCTTATCAACCATACAAAATGCCGACAAGATCATCGTGCTTGACCACGGCGAGATAAAAGAAATGGGCACTCACCAGGAATTACTGCGTATAGAAAATGGCTACTACCGCAAACTGTACGATCTGCAATTTAATTCGGCCGGCATAGCTAAGCCCTTGTTATAG
- a CDS encoding DUF4846 domain-containing protein encodes MKNILSLVLLIATMAFAPDNVRTRFKPSAGYNHVAVAPGSFGAYLQTLRLKPAGTHTRTYTGSIAHTDPYTAAVIDMSIGTQDLQQCADAVMRLRAEYLYQQGNYNAIAFNFTSGFKCDYTHYANGYRYANERWVLRGKKDYSYPNFLRYMNLVFSYAGTLSLQKELKPVTNPNDIKAGDVFIKGGSPGHCFIVMDVTENAAHKKQFLLAQSFMPAQNIQVLQNGSPWFSLDTIADIPYGELVNFKYLKRF; translated from the coding sequence ATGAAAAATATCTTATCCCTGGTATTACTAATTGCAACCATGGCATTTGCCCCGGACAATGTGCGCACCCGCTTTAAGCCATCGGCAGGGTATAACCATGTTGCTGTTGCTCCGGGTAGCTTTGGGGCTTACCTGCAAACCCTTCGGCTTAAACCAGCGGGAACGCACACGAGAACTTACACCGGCAGTATTGCCCATACCGACCCTTATACCGCCGCAGTAATTGATATGAGTATTGGTACACAAGACCTCCAGCAATGCGCCGATGCCGTAATGCGCCTGCGAGCCGAATACTTGTACCAACAGGGAAATTACAATGCCATTGCCTTTAATTTTACCAGTGGGTTTAAATGCGACTATACCCACTATGCCAACGGTTACCGCTACGCTAACGAGCGGTGGGTATTACGGGGTAAAAAGGATTACAGCTACCCTAACTTTCTACGATACATGAACCTGGTGTTCTCTTATGCCGGCACACTATCGCTTCAAAAAGAACTGAAGCCCGTTACCAACCCTAACGATATAAAAGCTGGTGACGTCTTTATAAAAGGTGGCTCGCCGGGGCATTGTTTTATAGTGATGGATGTTACCGAGAATGCCGCCCATAAAAAGCAGTTCCTGCTGGCGCAAAGCTTTATGCCCGCTCAAAATATACAGGTGCTGCAAAACGGATCACCGTGGTTTAGTCTGGATACAATAGCAGACATACCTTATGGCGAATTGGTGAATTTTAAATATTTAAAAAGATTTTGA
- a CDS encoding M23 family metallopeptidase, with the protein MKKLLLLFIVLVLTFPVFAQDARSVCLKVNELNNRVLNSTVKRLDAAKQFKTLIDQLDKIIPKPVAFGPWAFPLKGYNSNAIGGTNGNGYSDKGYNYLDGNKHTAHPAHDIFIRDKNQDGIDDKTGTPVNVLAIEDGVVIACSSQWEPASTMRGGKFIWVYHPEGFISYYAHNQVIFVQPGDGVKQGQKIAEVGRTGLNAYKKRSPTHLHFSAFHIKDGLPVPFNPYRQLVKSTAQ; encoded by the coding sequence ATGAAAAAGCTGCTACTGCTATTTATTGTCCTTGTACTTACTTTCCCGGTATTCGCGCAGGATGCAAGATCTGTCTGCCTAAAAGTAAATGAGCTTAACAATCGCGTATTGAACAGCACCGTTAAACGTTTGGATGCCGCAAAACAGTTTAAAACGCTTATTGACCAGTTAGACAAGATAATACCTAAACCTGTGGCTTTTGGGCCGTGGGCCTTTCCTTTAAAAGGCTATAATAGCAACGCAATTGGCGGCACCAACGGCAATGGCTACAGCGATAAAGGCTACAACTACCTGGATGGCAATAAACACACCGCCCATCCTGCACATGATATTTTTATACGCGACAAAAATCAGGATGGCATTGATGATAAAACCGGCACCCCTGTAAACGTACTGGCAATTGAGGATGGTGTAGTAATAGCGTGTAGTAGTCAATGGGAACCGGCAAGCACCATGCGTGGCGGCAAATTTATCTGGGTGTATCACCCCGAAGGTTTTATATCCTATTACGCCCATAACCAGGTAATATTTGTGCAACCCGGCGATGGGGTTAAGCAAGGCCAAAAAATAGCCGAGGTTGGCCGTACCGGGCTTAATGCTTATAAGAAACGCTCGCCTACCCATTTGCACTTTTCCGCCTTTCATATAAAGGATGGGCTGCCCGTACCTTTTAACCCTTACCGGCAACTGGTTAAATCAACAGCACAATGA
- a CDS encoding MoxR family ATPase gives MELTEKNINALLQKLPALKAEIQKVIVGQDAILDELLVAFLAGGHCLLEGVPGLAKTLIVKTMSQALHLSFRRIQFTPDLMPTDIIGTEILEEDHATGRRFFKFNKGPLFANIILADEINRTPPKTQSALLEAMQEFEVTYGGQTYPLDKPFFILATQNPIEQAGTYPLPEAQLDRFLLLIKIGYPTPDEEFAILNRTTGSQKADVQAVITADEIIQAQALVRQVTINEDLTRYVSEVIRATRPDTTNTAYVKEWVRWGAGPRAGQALILTAKARALLKGRYSVVMEDIHAMAPAVLRHRILMNFKAEAEGITSDKVTAELLKVTERKGGL, from the coding sequence TTGGAACTGACCGAAAAAAACATAAATGCCCTGCTGCAAAAATTACCGGCATTAAAAGCCGAGATACAAAAGGTAATTGTTGGGCAGGATGCTATACTGGACGAACTGCTGGTTGCATTTTTGGCCGGAGGGCATTGCCTGCTTGAGGGTGTGCCCGGTCTGGCTAAAACGCTGATCGTTAAAACCATGTCGCAGGCGTTGCACCTGTCGTTCAGGCGCATACAGTTTACGCCCGACCTGATGCCTACGGATATCATAGGTACCGAGATACTGGAGGAAGACCATGCCACCGGAAGGCGCTTCTTTAAATTCAATAAAGGCCCGTTGTTTGCCAACATTATACTGGCAGACGAGATAAACCGTACGCCGCCCAAAACGCAGTCGGCCCTGCTGGAAGCCATGCAGGAGTTTGAGGTTACCTACGGCGGGCAAACCTATCCGCTGGATAAACCTTTTTTTATCCTGGCTACGCAAAACCCCATTGAACAGGCTGGTACATACCCATTGCCCGAGGCACAGCTCGACAGGTTTTTGCTGCTGATCAAGATTGGCTACCCAACCCCGGATGAAGAGTTCGCGATATTGAATCGCACCACGGGCAGCCAAAAGGCAGATGTGCAGGCCGTGATCACCGCTGACGAAATTATACAGGCCCAGGCGCTGGTAAGGCAGGTAACTATCAATGAAGACCTTACCCGATACGTTAGTGAGGTGATCCGCGCTACCCGGCCCGATACCACTAATACAGCTTACGTAAAAGAATGGGTACGCTGGGGCGCCGGCCCGCGCGCAGGGCAGGCACTGATACTTACCGCTAAAGCGAGGGCATTGCTAAAAGGCCGTTATTCGGTTGTGATGGAGGATATCCACGCCATGGCGCCTGCTGTTTTAAGGCACCGTATATTAATGAATTTTAAAGCCGAAGCCGAGGGCATCACATCAGATAAAGTAACCGCCGAACTGCTAAAGGTAACAGAACGTAAAGGCGGGCTATAA
- a CDS encoding DUF4159 domain-containing protein → MAYGQKFTFTRLSYHSGDWDTDQRMPSNLLNSLLEYTTIPIDTAEKVIPLSSEDIFNYPFCYLSGHKLVQFDAKEKANFKKYVQNGGFVFVDDCNHDIDGLFAKSFEAQMAALFGPTALKKIPNTHKLYSSFFKFDKGPPTTAFELNGWGDDLVHDYLKAIEINGRIGVLYSSKDYGCEWDYDFRNKRFLAEDNTKFGVNIIVYAMNS, encoded by the coding sequence ATGGCATACGGGCAAAAATTCACTTTTACAAGGTTAAGCTACCACAGCGGCGATTGGGACACCGACCAGCGTATGCCGTCAAACCTGCTTAACTCTTTGCTTGAATATACCACTATCCCCATTGATACCGCCGAAAAGGTGATCCCCCTGAGCAGTGAGGATATTTTTAATTACCCTTTTTGTTATCTGAGCGGCCACAAACTGGTGCAGTTTGACGCTAAGGAGAAAGCCAACTTTAAAAAATATGTACAAAACGGCGGCTTTGTTTTTGTTGACGATTGCAACCACGATATCGACGGGCTGTTCGCCAAATCATTCGAGGCGCAAATGGCGGCATTGTTTGGGCCAACAGCCCTGAAGAAGATACCCAATACCCATAAGCTGTACAGTTCGTTCTTTAAGTTTGATAAAGGGCCGCCAACAACCGCCTTTGAACTGAACGGATGGGGCGACGACCTGGTACACGATTACCTGAAAGCCATTGAAATAAATGGCCGCATAGGCGTATTGTACAGCAGTAAGGATTACGGCTGCGAGTGGGATTACGACTTCCGCAACAAGCGTTTCCTGGCCGAAGACAATACCAAATTTGGGGTAAACATTATTGTTTACGCCATGAATTCGTAA
- a CDS encoding DUF4293 domain-containing protein gives MLQRIQSIYLLFASLVLFALFIFPLAHNIFVGGKLVNVSVTGVYEIVNGQDKQIQQFLALTIITVIAALIPFAVIFLYKNRKQQIALCYSAILLLIGYSFWMAQTVKKVVGQIQLEYKNMGIGLFLTSLSIILIIFAVKAIQRDEKLVKSADRLR, from the coding sequence ATGCTACAACGTATCCAATCCATATACCTGCTGTTTGCTTCATTAGTACTTTTTGCGCTCTTCATATTCCCGCTCGCACATAACATTTTTGTGGGCGGTAAACTGGTGAACGTATCTGTTACCGGCGTTTACGAAATTGTTAACGGGCAGGATAAGCAAATACAGCAATTTTTGGCGCTTACCATTATTACTGTTATTGCCGCGCTTATACCTTTTGCGGTTATCTTTTTATACAAAAACCGCAAACAGCAAATAGCACTTTGTTACAGCGCCATACTGCTGCTTATAGGCTACAGTTTTTGGATGGCGCAAACCGTTAAAAAAGTGGTTGGCCAAATTCAGCTGGAATATAAGAACATGGGTATTGGCCTGTTTTTAACCTCGCTGAGCATCATACTCATCATATTCGCGGTTAAAGCCATCCAACGCGACGAAAAGCTTGTAAAATCGGCCGACAGGCTGCGGTAA
- the truA gene encoding tRNA pseudouridine(38-40) synthase TruA, with amino-acid sequence MANTQRYFIELSYDGTNYHGWQVQPNAVTVQELLDKALTTLLRQPIETTGCGRTDTGVHAKEYYAHITPHPPEGGAEEALQKFPLQGVRGLNALLPHAIAVKNIIPVHADAHARFDATLRSYAYHIHFEKDPFLHGYSWLLRDRPNLELMNRAAAIIMEYSDFSCFSKSNTQVKTNNCKIVKAEWAETENGIVFHISADRFLRNMVRAIVGTLIMVGRGEMQPEDIRNIIESKSRRNAGMSVPACGLYLTEVRYPYIAPNPERGTNLT; translated from the coding sequence GTGGCCAACACCCAGCGATATTTTATTGAGCTAAGTTACGATGGCACCAACTATCACGGTTGGCAGGTGCAGCCAAATGCCGTTACCGTACAAGAGTTATTGGATAAAGCGCTGACAACCCTGCTGCGCCAACCCATAGAAACCACCGGCTGCGGCCGTACAGATACCGGCGTGCATGCTAAAGAGTATTATGCGCATATTACCCCCCACCCCCCTGAAGGGGGCGCTGAAGAAGCACTTCAAAAATTCCCCCTTCAGGGGGTTAGGGGGTTAAACGCCCTGCTGCCGCATGCTATCGCCGTAAAAAATATCATCCCAGTACATGCTGATGCGCACGCACGGTTCGACGCTACCCTGCGCTCGTACGCGTACCATATCCACTTCGAAAAAGATCCGTTTTTGCACGGCTACTCCTGGCTGCTGCGCGACAGGCCAAATTTGGAACTGATGAACCGGGCGGCGGCAATTATCATGGAATACTCAGATTTTAGCTGTTTTAGTAAAAGTAATACACAGGTTAAAACCAATAATTGTAAAATTGTAAAAGCGGAATGGGCGGAGACGGAAAACGGCATCGTTTTTCATATCTCTGCCGACAGGTTTTTGCGTAACATGGTGCGGGCCATAGTGGGCACGCTGATCATGGTGGGGCGTGGTGAAATGCAGCCGGAAGATATCCGCAACATCATCGAAAGTAAAAGCCGCCGCAACGCGGGAATGAGCGTACCGGCGTGCGGCTTGTATTTAACAGAAGTAAGGTACCCTTATATAGCCCCTAACCCTGAAAGGGGAACAAATTTGACTTAA
- a CDS encoding RDD family protein: MTEGYYISINDREEGPYTLEELLGMHLELDTMVLSPLGGDWQRASDLPELFDYFEAQGFYFPTEDNLAGFWWRLLAYVIDSVIVSNLLSLVTGDITAPIYKKMLDNTLTKEDMPLFFQVTLMNFLVFAFYNAICEATPLQGSPGKKICRLVVVDTDGRRLSMGRALLRNLSKFLSQIVFLVGYLAILWDDHKQAWHDKIARTYVLVRNR, encoded by the coding sequence ATGACAGAAGGCTACTATATATCTATAAACGACCGCGAAGAAGGCCCTTATACGCTTGAAGAATTGCTGGGTATGCACCTTGAGTTGGATACCATGGTGCTATCGCCGCTGGGCGGCGACTGGCAGCGGGCATCTGACCTGCCCGAACTATTCGACTACTTTGAAGCGCAGGGCTTTTATTTCCCTACCGAGGATAATCTGGCCGGATTTTGGTGGCGCCTGCTGGCTTACGTTATCGATTCGGTGATCGTATCCAACCTGCTGTCGCTTGTTACGGGTGATATTACCGCGCCTATTTATAAAAAGATGTTAGATAATACCCTCACCAAAGAGGATATGCCCCTGTTTTTCCAGGTTACCCTAATGAACTTTTTGGTGTTTGCCTTTTACAACGCCATTTGCGAGGCCACCCCGCTGCAAGGCAGCCCGGGCAAAAAAATATGCCGCCTGGTGGTTGTAGATACCGACGGCCGCAGGCTGAGCATGGGCCGGGCGCTGCTACGTAACCTCAGCAAGTTTCTTTCGCAGATCGTTTTCCTGGTGGGCTACCTTGCCATTTTATGGGACGACCACAAGCAGGCCTGGCACGATAAGATAGCCCGCACCTATGTGCTG